Below is a window of Nocardia asteroides DNA.
TGAACGCTGCCAGCTCCGCGACGGACTCGAATCCGTAGAGGTCGTCCTCGTGACCGAGGAACGCCTCCCACTCGTCGTCACCGTCGCGCCAGCGCGGTGCCCACAGGGTGACGAGATCGCCATCGGTCAGACCGAGCTCGATCGGGACGATGTCTCCAGAAGCCATGACGCGAAGCCTATCGAGCTTCAGCGCCGGGCACTATCCGGCCCGGGTGCTAATTGCTCCGGGGACCCCGGTGCCGACCCGGTGAGCGATTCGTTCAGTGTCGCAATGATGTTGGAACGTGCCGCGCCCGCGGTCTCGGTGGCCTGTTTGCAGGCGGTCAGGATCAGCTGGGCGGCCTCGGTGGGCGCCAGCGCGGTGATGCCCTCGTCCAGCGACAGCGCGACCAGGGCGCCGTCGCTGTTCACCTCGGCGGTGACCAGGCCGTCCTCGGTGGTGAAACGTCCGTTGACCTGCTTCAACCCGTACAGCGCCGCCTCCAGCGCCTCGAGCTTGCCGGTGACCCCGGCGACCAGGGCGTCCATTTCCGCGCTCACAGTGGCCTCATCCAACTCGTCTGGCCGGTGTCGGCGTCGTCGATCCGGTCGAGCTCGTCGACCGCCTGACGCCGGGTCGGCAGGTTCATCTTGTCGAGCAGCTG
It encodes the following:
- a CDS encoding YbaB/EbfC family nucleoid-associated protein is translated as MSAEMDALVAGVTGKLEALEAALYGLKQVNGRFTTEDGLVTAEVNSDGALVALSLDEGITALAPTEAAQLILTACKQATETAGAARSNIIATLNESLTGSAPGSPEQLAPGPDSARR